The Anaerohalosphaeraceae bacterium sequence CCACTCCCACCAGGGGAATCCCCAGGTCAGACGCACTCTTCAGATGGTCCCCCGCCAGGATTCCCAAACCGCCGGAGTAGATCGGAATGCTCTCGTGAACTCCAAATTCAGCACAAAAATAAGCAATCAGAGGACGCGGCTGCTGGCCGTATATCTTGTCAAACCAGCTCGGCGCATTCAGCGTCTGCTCCAGTTTGAGCTTGGCCTGCTGAAGCTGATACAAGAATCCTTCATTTCTCGCCAAATCCTCCAGACGCGCCTGCGAAATCATCCCGAGCATCCGGACAGGATTGTGCATGCACTGCTTCCACAAATCGTAGTCCGCCCGCCGAAATATATCTGTAATCTCATAATTCCAGGACCAGTACATATTGCCGGTAATCAGCTGCAGGTCTTTCAGTGGTTCCGGCAGCGACGGTTTGACGGTGAATGTTCTAACGTTTTGCATAAGTCTTCCCTGATTCAAGTTTTAAAAGCATGCACCGATGCCTGATAAAGGACACGTGCCGCTTTCGTTATCGGTTAAGAACGCTATATCCTTAATCGGAAAACAACCCCAGTTCTCTTCGGCTTTCTTGATTTCTACGATTATCGGACGGAAAAGATAAAACAAAAAGGAAATGGAGCATTCAGGAGTCTTATTTTCCTGTACCTCCGGAATTGCCTGCGTTCCCGGAACTCATTTCCTCCAAAATCCCAAAAGAGGTTAACTCTCCAATATCATAGATTTTTGGACGCATCTTTATCACGGCAAATGGAGGGCTGACTACAAGCAGCATGCCGCCTTCGCGAAGCAATACCGGCCGCTGCCCTGACAAACTTGCTGAGGAAAGAATCAACTCAAGCACCACTCCAAGAGGGGCTTTTCCCTTTATTTCAAAACCAATCGGACGTTCAGGGTCAACCGCCAAATTACGGCTTAAATCATTCCACAAAACCAGAAGAGGAAGAGGAGGTTCTACAGAAGTTCGGATAATCTCGAATGCTTCCCTCAGCGTCACATCCTCCCGAAGACCCGATAAATCCGCTTCTTTCTGTAAGATTGTATCAATTTCAATCTTTTCAGCTTTTTGGCTGTTCTCCTGAACAACCAAAGGAACACTTCGCTCGTTTCTTTTTTCGAGCATCTCGGTGTCGAGGTTTTCATCAGCAGCAGTCTTCCTCTGTGCCCCCTCTTCTCGCAAAAGTTGAATTTGAGCAGAGAGAATTTCTGCAATATTCAGCTTCCCCGCATAAACATCCGCCAAGACATAAAAATATCCGCGGTCTTCAATATTTCTGAGAAAAAATTCCTTTTTGCTCTTAAACAGTTCTTCAAGGATTCTCTGCCCTCTTTCGCCTTCCTCTATCTTCTCTAAACTGCGCACTTTTACCCGTAATTTGAGATTCTTTACCTGTTTCCATTCATCAACACGGCAGGTAAATTCATTGGCGGAATGAACTTGCAAAACGGTAAGAACATAAACCCTTCGTTGGTCCGTTCCATCCCCGAACGAAACGGCATCCCCACAAAGGATTAACAGCCAAAGTGGAATCAAAATGTTTTGTTTCATCGAAAAACCTTACACCATTATAAGTTGTTTTCCACTAAGGTCAATAAAATCAGAGTCCTTGCCAGATTGAGGTTTAACCGGATACACAATAAATACAACTATCAGTCATCGAACACTCTTTTCCTTTATTTAGGACTTGTAGAAGAAACATTTTCCCTGTACAATCGCCGTTTTTATGCGAAAGACGGAAACAAAGTTTTGAATTTGGAGGTTGACAAGCGTGGCAGCAGTTAAGGACTTTCGAAATGTGGTTCTTTTAGGACACGGCGGCGCCGGCAAAACTTCGCTGGCGGAAGCCATTCTTCATAAAGCCGGTGTTACCAACCGCTTAGGGAGTGTTGACGAAAAAAATACCGTGTCCGATTTCGATGAAGAGGAAAAAAACCGCGGCCATTCCATCTACTCATCACTCCTCTACTTCACCCACGCAGGAAAAACCGTCAACCTGATTGACACCCCCGGTTATCCGGATTTCATCGGGGCGGCTTTAATGTCCATTCCTGCCGCCGACACGGCTGTAATCGTCATCAGTGCCTCCGCAGGAATCGAAATCAATACCCGAAAACTGTTTGCGGCAGCCTCCTCCGCCGGCAAGGCACGGATTATCGTTATCAATAAAATCGATGCAGAAAATGCTGACCTGAAAGAATTGCTCGGGCAAATCCAGGAGTCTTTCGGACCGCAATGCAGACCGGCCAACCTGCCTTCTCCGGACAAAAACTCCGTGATTGACTGCATCCGAAACAAATCCGGCCAGTCTCCTGTGATGGATGTTGCCAAAGCCCATACGGAACTGCTCGAAAGCATCATTGAAGCCGACGACCAGCTAATGGAAAGTTATTTATCCGGTGAAACCATTTCGGATGAAAAAATTTCAGAAGTCTTTGTCAAGGCCCTCGTATCCGGAACGGTCATTCCCGTTTTGTTCACCAACGCCAAAACCGAAGTCGGCATCCCGGAACTCATGGATATGCTGGCTCATTTCGCTCCGTCGCCGGTCGATGTAAAACCGCCGGTACTTACAGACGGCGAGAAAAAAATCGAAATCACCCCGGATCCAAACGGCCCGTTTGCCGGACTGGTTTTCCGCGTCGGCTACGAAGCCCGCTCCAATATGAAGTACGCCTCCATCCGAATTTTCAGCGGAAAACTCGATTCCTCCACGCAGCTGTTTGTCGGAGATGCACGAAAACCCATCCGACCGGGCCATCCGCTCAAAATGCTCGGCGGAGAAATCAAAGAGGTGGAAGGAGGAACGTGCGGCGACATTATTACGCTGACCAAAATTGATGAGCTCTCGCACGGCCTCCTCGTGCACGACGGAAAATTCTCCGGCAAATTCGAGCTGCCCGCTATTCCAAAACCTATGTTTTCCCTGGCCCTCGAGCCGATTTCACGAAACGATGAAAACCGCCTCAGCAGCGCGCTGGAAAAACTGTGCGAGGAAGACGTCTGCTTTAAGGTCAACCGCGACCCGCAGACCAAAGAACTGGTCATCAGCGGTCTGGGAGACCTGCACCTGCGGATTATGCTGGCCAAAATGGAAAACCGATACAAAGTATCCGTGCATACCAAGCCGCCCAAGATTCCCTATCGCGAAACCATCACCGCCAAGGCGGAAGGACACTATCGGCACAAAAAGCAGACCGGCGGTGCCGGCCAGTTCGGCGAAGTGTATCTGCGCGTCGAGCCCGCGCCGCGGGATTCCGACCCGCCGCTGATTTTCAGCTGGGACATTTACGGCGGCACCATTCCCGGCCAGTTCGAGCCGGCCATTCTTAAAGGCATCCAGGATGTGATGGAAAGCGGAATCGTCGCCGGCTTCCCGATGCAGGATATCAAGGTCTCCGTCTATGACGGCAAGCACCACCCGGTCGATTCCAAAGAAGTGGCCTTCCGCACGGCCGGCAAAGGGGCCTTTATTGATGCTCTCGAAAAAGCCAAACCGGTCCTGCTGGAACCCATCGTGAATATGGAAATCACCGTTCCGGCCGAAAATATGGGGGATATCACCGGCGATATGGCATCCCGACGCGGGCGAGTCACCGGTCAGGAAATGCTTCCGGGCGGAATGGTTCTGATTCGGGCCCAGGTGCCGCTGTCCGAAGTGGCCAACTACAACAGCCAGCTCAAAAGCGTCACCGGCGGACAGGGCAGCTACTCGATGGAATTAAGCCATTATGAACCGACTCCTCCGAATATCCAGCAGCAGGTAGTCGCCCAATACAAGAAAGAAAAACAAGCAGAATAAAAAACGCAAAAAAACAGAAAGCCCGCTCCTCGAAGCGGGCTTTTTTCTTTTTATCGAGCTGTCCCCTGCGGAGAAAGACTGGACGGGGAAGGACTCAGTTTCGTCTTCATTTGCCCCGTCAGCGGGTGGTATTGAATCATCGGAACATTAACCCCGTTCACTTTGCACGGACGTTCCGGACTGCCTTCAATCACCACCCAGCCGTTTTGTTTTTCATAGGTCAGAACATCTCCCTGCAGATACCGTCCGTCCTGTTTTTGCTCCCGGTATTCCACCCCCCCATCCGCCCGCAGAAAGTCCAGTTCATTTTTCCCGCCGCCTTTATCTGAAAAACCGGCTCGCACCCGTACACACTGAACAATAATCTGATCTGCCAGCTGACCGTTCTCAAACGGCCAGTAATTCAGATAAATCCCCTCCGTCCCCTCGCCGGAAAACTCATTGGCGGATACACGCCAGCTGAGCCGGTCAAACCCTTCCATATACGCAAAACAGGGCCGCTGAAGGCTGAAGGCCTGCCCGCCGGCCTCCGCGGCAGATGCCGGCACCTGCTGGTTATTCAGTTCCATCTTCCCCGGACCGACCGCCACAATCCTGTTTTCATCCCCCAAATAATCAAACTGCCGACACGTCAGACGCAGATGATTGACTTTTTTGCGGTCCGCAAAATGAAGCGATTCAAACAAAACCTGCTTGTCCTGCATCGTCACACGGCGTATCCGCTGCCCCGTCTGCGAGTTCCGGTCCAGGTCCACTGTCAGACGATCGCCGTAAAAACGCCGTATCATCTCTTCCCGTTCCGTCTTGGCCTTCCATTGGGCCGATACTTTGCCCCGAAAGACAACCTGTTCAATCGTCCCCCGTCCATCGGTCAAAAACTCTGCAGAATCCTCTGCGGTAATCTCCACCGGAATCGGCTCCGTCAGAAAGGAAACCGTTGAATCCGCCGGTGTATAGAAGACAAAAAGCACGGGACCTGCCGCAACCGCTGTACCCCGGAGGTAATCATAATCGATCCGAAGGGCTTCAAACCGTGCCGGCGGGAGAGTTTCTCCCGACCGGCTTTGAATCTGGGAACGGCCTTTCAGAAGAACCTGCGCAGGAACAAGCCGGCCCTCCTGCGTCTGCTCAAATGCAATATCCGCCGAATCGGATTCAACTGTCTGTTCATCAGAAACCATCCGCACCCGCCCGTTCAGACTCGCCGTCTTGACCTGTCCTGATGAATCAAAATGAAAGATTGTCCGATTGGCTTCTACCCGGGAAGAGCGCCCGTCTGAACGAGTCTCAAACTGGACACCCCCGCTCAAGTCCAGCACCTGCGGTTTGCTCGTGCGAGGTTCAAAAACCAGAAAGGCCTGACGGGAACGGCTGCGTATCCCTTCCTTTTCCCACACGGCCTCCACACCCCCCGCCAGATTCGCCGTCTTCAGCGACAACAGAGATTCGGAAGGCAGCTGCGCAAACTCCAAATCCATCGGCCCCTGGAAAAGAACCTCCCGGCGTCCCTCGCCGGTCTTCTCCGCATCTCCATCGAGGAAAACCTGGCCGGGCCCGTCCACGCGAGCCAGATGATTCCGGCGGTCCCAGAAAACGCGGCCCAGGGTTCGGATTTTATCCCCGGAACCGTCCAGATACAGCCAAATCGGCTTCTCTCCTGAATCCGAAAACAGCTCCAGAACGTCCTCGGCAAGCACATACCGCAAGGCCGAACAAGCCGCCAGCGGAATCCTCGTTTTGGAATCGTCAGCCAGCCGTTCAATCTGAAGCTGCCCAATCATCTCCACGGTGGACACATGTTTTTCTTTCTCCGCCGACTCTTCCTCCGGAGCAACCTGAATCACAATCCCGCCCCGACAGGTAATCAAAACCTCATTCTCCGCCGGCTTCAGCGGCTCCGCCGCCGGTTCCTCGTCTTTGGTACCCTCTTGTTTCCGTTCCGTCGCTGTCGCCGATTTGTTTATCGGCTGCCCCATCGACTCGGAACTTTCCGAAGAAATCCGTTCCGGACCATCGGAACCATTCTGCCAGAGAATCTGTCGGATGTTCACCTGGTCAGCGCCGGCCACCACCAGCCGCGTACCGTACTGAACCACAACATCCTCTCGAAGACTGCATTGATAATAAAGCGGGTCAGAATCCGCCGGCCTGGTCTGAGGTTTATCAACCTGAGGCCCATTGGCAGACGCCGGGGCAGGACCGGATTCCTGATTGTCTGAATCTCCTGCGGTGCTGCCGGTCCCCAGTCCTGCCGCCTCTTTGATCAGCAGATAATCCAGATTCCGCACTTCCAGATACTCCAACCGGCTCAACCGGGGATTGTAAATGAGCATCAACCCCTTGCCCTTTAAGTCCGCCTCTTGGGATACCACCCGAACCGGTCCTTCGGTAAAGAACTCCGACCGTTCGCTGTTGTAAGTTAAATCCTCCAGAAAAATCCGGGTTGCGGATTCATTCTCATCTGCCCCCGGCCGGCGAATTTCCAGCGTCACCTGCTCCCGAAGTTCCACATTGGACGGCACCTGACCGCCCGGCTCCATCTGAATCCGGCCGCGCCGGGCGTCAATTCGGCAAACAAACCGGTCTTCATAACGGATCAGATACGGCGATTCAACAATCCAGTACGAAGCCCCCTCCGGAGGTGTGAGCAGTTTTGAAAAACCGCCGATTTCAATCACCCGTTTGGTTTGTGGGTCCCGACGCACCCAGCGGCTGTTTTCCACCAGCTCCACCGACGTTTCGGCAATCGGCGAGCTCGCCGAAGCGGACCGCTTCGGCAAATCAGGCACCGATACCGGAACCAGTTCCGGGCTGGGCATCGGAGCCGAAGGACTCAGCCGGCAAAAACTCCAAAACACAAGAGCGGCCGCCGCCCCGCCCGCAGCCGCTAATCCGAATCTTCTGATCCACTTTCGACCGGTCATCCGTTATACCTGATACTGCTTCAAAAGTTCTTCCCAGCGGCCGGTGATGCGCAGCAAATATTCAATCACCTCCGCCACAGCTCCTTTTCCTCCGTCCCGAAGCGTCACATAATCCGCATGCCGCCGCACTTCCTCCGGTGCATTGGCCACCGCCACGGCAAATCCGACCCGCCGCAGAATCGGCAAATCCATCAAATCATCCCCCACATAAGCCACTTCATCCGGTTCCAGCCGCATTTCTGCAAGCATCTGTTCAAACGCAGGCAGTTTTTCCCCGCAGCCCTGCAAAACCAACGAAATCTGAAGCTGCTCGGCCCGGCGGGCTGTCGCCTCCGACTGACGACCGCTCAGCAAACCGCACAACAGTCCCGCCCGCTGCCACATTCGGATTCGGTGACCGTCATAGACGTTAAACCATTTGCTCTCCGAACCGTCCGGATGAATCAGAAGCCCCCCATCCGTTAGGACCCCGTCCACATCCAGAAGCAGCATACGAATTCGATTCAGATTCACTCGGGCTTTGGCCGCCATCTCAATCCTTACTGAACAATTTTCAAACTCACAATATCCTGTACATCTATTAACCCCACCGGCCGCTCCTGCGCATCCACCACCGGAAGCTCGTCAATTCGATATTTATGGAAAATCGCCATTGCCTCCGCCGCCAGCGTCTCTTCCGTCACCCGCTTGCAGGGCGATGTCATCAAATCCGCCGTCCTGCGGGCAAAAACCGCCGCGCCAAACCGCGTCATCGCACGCCGAAGGTCCCCGTCTGTAATAATCCCCTTCAGCTTGCCGTCTCCGTCCACAATCATCACCGCCCCCCGGCGTTTCAGTGAGGCCGTTTTGTTCAGCATTTCTTCTACAGTATCCGTCTCGAGGGCCAGCGGCAGGGTCTCGCCCCGCTTAAACCACATCGACTGGCCCACGGTAATCAGCCGGGCCCCCAGCGCCCCGCCCGGATGAAAGCGTGCATAATCCTCAATCGTAAAATTCCTTGCCTTCATCACCGTCAGGGCCAGGGCATCTCCGAGGGCCAGCATGCACGTTGTTGAAACGCTCGGCGCCAGCCCGTGCGGACAGGCCTCTTCCTGAACGCCCATACACAGCACCAAATCGCTGTAGCGGGCCAACGGCGACTGCCCGTCTCCCACAATGCTTATCAGGGGAATCTCCCGCTGTTTGAGCGGCTCGACCAGCCGCAGAATTTCATCGCTTCGCCCGCTGTGGCTGAGCGCCAGGACTACATCCTCCGGCCCGACCCGGCCCAAGTCGCCGTGCAGCGCCTCCGTCGGATGCAGAAAATGGCTCGGTGTCCCCGTCGACGCCAGCGTGCCGCTGATTTTCTGACCAATCTGACCGGCCTTGCCGACCCCCGTCACGATGACCGAACCGCGGCAGTCATAAAGCCGCTGCACGGCCTGTGCAAATGCCGCCGATTCAACCAAACAAACCAAGCCGGCAATTCCGGCCGCTTCCGCTTCAATCACCCGTCTGGCATAGACCAAATCCGGTTTCATGGGCAGACAACCCGCTGATTTTGTTCCATTCCGATTCAAATTTTCACCTCATTGCCTCGCGCATCGTAGCAGATGATTGTCGGAGTCTGTCCGTTCGTTTTCCAGTCCGCATGGACCGCGATTTCCTTTTCGTTTTCGCTTTCCAGACGCACCAGGACCGACCGTTTCTGATTCTGAAGAAAGTCCGCCACCTCGGGCTGGACACGCAGCTCAATCTTCTGAATCTCTTTGCGGGCCGCTGCCGTCTGCAGCAGACGAATCAGCTCAATCGCCTGCGATTCATAACTCTTCACCAGGCCGCGGCCCTGACAATGCGGACATTTCTGATAGGTACTCAGCTGAAGCGAAGGACGAATGCGCTGCCGCGTCAGCTCAATCAGACCAAACTGGCTCATCTTGAGGGCACGGGAACGAGCGCGATCGCTTTTGAGGGCCTCCCGAAAAACCCGCTCCACCTCCCGGCGATTCTTCCCGTCCCGCATATCGATAAAATCGCAGACAATCAGCCCGCCCAAATCCCGCAGTTTGAGCTGCCGCACAATCTCTTTGGCCGCCTCCAGGTTAATCTTCAGGGCCGTCTGCTCGGCGTTATCCTGCTTGCGGTACTTGCTGCTGTTGACATCAATCGCCACCAGCGCCTCGGTCTGCTCAATCACCAGCGAGCCGCCGCTCTTGAGCGGCACATACGGAGACTGAATCTTCTCAATCTCCTGCTCAATCCGGAACCGGCTGAACAGCGGCACTTTGCCGTCATAATAAACCACCCGGCTGCACATCCGCGGCTGCACAATACCCAGAAAATCCTTAATCTTCTGGGTAATGGCCTCACTGTCGCAGTAAATCTTGCTGATGCGGCTGTCGAAGATATCCCGCACTGTCCGGATCACCAAATCCGACTCCTGATAAATCAGCGCCGGCGCCTTTTCCGTTTCGCTGCGTTTGAGAATCGCATTCCACAATCGGGACAGATAGGACACGTCGTTCTGCAGCTCCCGCTTGGTCGCCATCTGCGCGGCCGTGCGGATAATCAGTCCCGACTGCTTGGGCAGCTTGAGCGTCGAGGCCAGCTCCCGAAGCCGTTTGCGCTCCGCCTCATCCTCAATCTTCTGCGAAACCCCCACCTGATTCATCCAGGGCATCAAAACAGCATACCGCCCCGGCAGTGAAATATAGGTGCTCAGCGTGGGCCCCTTGGTGTTGATTCCCTCCTTAATCACCTGAACGACAATTTCCATCCCCTTCTTCAGGCATTTCTGAATCAGTGGACGCTGGGTCACCGACTGCCGCCGGCCGATTTTTTCCTCCTCCTTGTCCTGTCCCTCCGGAAAATACCGCGGATGCAGGTCGCTGATGTGCAGAAAGCCGCTCTTGGACTGCCCAAAATCCACAAACGCTGCCTGGATTTCCGCCTCAATATTGACAATGCGACCCTTATAAATATTGCCGACCGTGCTGGCGACATTCGCCCGTTCAATATACAGCTCCTCCAGCACGCCGTCGTCCACAACGGCAATTCGGCATTCCTCCCCCTCGGCCACATTTACCAGCATTTCACGTGCCATCTTCACAAACCCCGCTGCTTAATTGCTTATCCAGACTACATTGTTCCTTCGCGGCGATCCCGAAAGGTCTTCCCGCTTCAGCCCCAGCCAATCCAGCATTTCCTCAACGCGAAGCGTCCCTTCCGGTGCAATCCGGCAGCTCAGCCGAATCTGCTCGGAATCTCCGCTGATCCCCTCCAGATACGAATGAAAATCCAGCGTCTTGTTTTGCTTTCGGGGCGTCAGCCTTTTCCGCAGAATTGGTTCGCCCGACAAAAGCTGCTGATGAGCTCTGTGCAGCCGCTCGAGCCAGAAATCCGCAGAAACCCCCGGCGCCCGCTCAAAAACATAATCCGCCCGCACCGCCCGCCGGGGACTTGGTCCTGCCGGAACCTCAATCCCCCTGATTGCGCAGCCCGCCGGCAGCATCCGAGCCAGCCCTTCCGCTTCAGACGGGGAGCATCCTCTTTCCAATTGAACCCAAAGCACTTCTCCTTCGCCCTCTACCCCCACCGCACGCGGCAGGGGAAGCGACAGACGCGGATGCGGATTAAAGCCGGCACTGTAGGAGACCGGAAGTCCCGAGCGGGCCAGAGCTCGAACCCACATCGTCATCGTTTCACGATGAGAAAGAACACACAAGTCCCCCCGAATGTCAAACACAATCACCATTGCCGTCCGCTGGGTCATTTGAATCCGCCTCCGCAGTCCGCCTCAATATTCCACCGGCAGAATCCGGCCGGCCGCATCTCGAAGCAGATTTTTAATTTGACGCTGCGAATCCAAGGTCGCCACTTTTCGGGCCAGCAGATTGCACTCCTCAATGGTAACCGAGCAGACAATCTTTTTGACCTCCGGAATCAGCGGCGGAGCCATCGACAGCATTCGAACCCCCATCCCCAACAGAAGCATCACAAATTCCGGTTCCGAAGCCATTTCTCCGCAGACACTCAGCCCGATGCCGGCTTTGTTGGCATCGTGAATCACGCTGCGAATCAGATACAGCACCGCCGGTTCCGCCGCCGAGTACATTGTGGAAACATGCTCATTGCCCCGGTCCACTGCCAGCGTGTACTGAATCAAATCATTGGTGCCGATACTGAAAAAATCACTCTCCGTAGCCAGGAGCCCCGCCGTCAGTGCCGAACTGGGCGTCTCAATCATAATCCCCACCGGCATCTGCGCATTGTACGGAACGCCGTACTCATCCAAATCCTCCATCACATCCCGCAGAATCATCTTCGCCTGGCGCAGCTCCTGCATCGTTGTTATCAGCGGAAACATCACCCGCACATCCCCCAGCGTTGAAGCACGAAGAATCGCACGCAGCTGCGTTTTAAACAGGGGCAGGTTCTGCAGACAGTACCGAATCGACCGAAGCCCCAGCACCGGATTGGCCTCCTGCGGATGGCGGTTGGTATGCGGCACCTTGTCCGCACCCAAATCCATCGTCCGGATAACGATGGGCTTGCCGTTCATCAGCCGTGCCACTTCCGAATACGCATGGTAATGGTCATCCTCCGTCGGCTCGGTGCCGCCGTACAGATACAAAAACTCCGTCCGATACAGCCCGATGCCCTGACCGCCCTTCTGCAGGACTACCTCCGCTTCATCCGGAAACTCGACATTGCCCAGCAGGGTAATCGGCACACCGTCCCGCGTAACAGCCGGGATATCCCGAAAACCGTCCAGTTCATGCTCAAACTCCGTGAAACGCCGGGCATGGGCACGATACTCCTCCAGCGTGGCCTCATCCGGGTCGATGACCACCACTCCCCGATTGCCGTCAATAATCACCGTGCTCTGAGCCGTCACGCAGCTCATCAAATCCTCCAGAGCCACCACGGCCGGAATTCCAAGCGAACGAGCAATGATCGCCGTATGACTGGTCCGTCCCCCTCGCTCTGTCGCAAACCCCTTCACAAAAGTTTTGTTGAAACTGGCCGTCTGGGTCGGTGCCAGGTCATGGGCTACAATAACTACCTCTTCCCGCAGATGCTCCACCTCTTCAGCCACCTTGCCCAGCAGATGCGTCAGCAGACGGCGTTCAATATCATAAATATCCGCCGCACGCTCGCTGATGTACACATCGTCAACCTTCTCAAAGTGCGAAGCAATCTCCCGCAGAATCGCCGAAACAGCATACTCCGCCGTCACCAGTTCCTTCTCAATGTAATCCGTAACCCGCTTAAGAAACCGCTTATCCCGAAGGAAACGCATATGCACGGCGAAAATGTCCCGAATCGAGCCCTCCTCGATTCGCTTGGCCGTCTGAATCTGGTCCAGCTCCCGAATGGCGTCCGCAAACGCAAGCCGAACCCGCTTAATTTCCCCGGCACGCTGAGAGGCCATAATCGAGCGACGGGGAATTCGGTAATCCTTCGAATCAATCACCATCGCCCGGGCAATCGCAATGCCCGGTGAAACGGCTATTCCTTTTCGCAGTTCCATTTCGGCAGGTTATCCTTCCTTCTTGGCTTCCGCTGGTTTGGACGTTGGAGGAAAATTCTTGGCCACCAGTTCTCCCAGAGCTGCAACCGCATCCGAAGCATCCGGTCCGACAGCCCGTATTTTCAGACGACTGCCGCATGCGGCCGCCAAAAGCGTCATTTCCATCACGCTCTTGGCATCCGCCTGAACCGAACCGTGAGAAACCGTAATGGCAGAGCGAAACCGGCTGGCTACATCGACAAACTGAACCGCAGGCCGCAAATGCAGACCTTCCTCATTTTGAATCTCCACCTCAATTTCCGCAACCGGTTCACTCACAGCACATTCGCCTCTTTCGGAATATCTTGTCTTCGCTTCGACCAACTGTCTAAATGCTCGGATCAACTTGCATCTCGAATCACTTCCGCAATCTCCTCCACCGTCTGCGCCTGACGAAGAAATCGGCGAAAATCATCCTGATTCAGATTTCGGAAGAGAATCTCCATCGCCTGAAGATGCTTATCGGGATTGTCCTTGGGACTAACCAGCAGAAGAACTGTATAAACCGGCTGTTTATCCAGCGACCGAAAGTCAATTCCATGACTGCTGCGTCCGACGGCCGCTACCGGTTCCGTAATCCCGTCCGCTTTGATATGCGGAAGAGCCACACCCTTGCCCATACCGGTACTGGCTTCATTTTCCCGCTGAATAATGGCCCGGATCAATTTTTCCGGGTCATTGCGCCCTAAACAGCCGCTCTGATGAAGAAGTCCTACAAGTTCCCGGATTGCCCCATTGCGGTCCTTGGCCTCCAACTCCGGGACAATCGCCGAAAAACACACAATGTCTGACAATTTCATATTGACTCCTTAACCAAAAGGCTTCTCCGGCATCCGGACAGGTACTTGAACCTGCCGATCGGCGAACGTCTTACGCCACATCTTCACGCTCCGGCTTGCCAAACGGCTCCGGTTCGGAGATTCCGCTTCGTTTATTATCACGCTGTTTT is a genomic window containing:
- a CDS encoding TIGR03936 family radical SAM-associated protein yields the protein MTQRTAMVIVFDIRGDLCVLSHRETMTMWVRALARSGLPVSYSAGFNPHPRLSLPLPRAVGVEGEGEVLWVQLERGCSPSEAEGLARMLPAGCAIRGIEVPAGPSPRRAVRADYVFERAPGVSADFWLERLHRAHQQLLSGEPILRKRLTPRKQNKTLDFHSYLEGISGDSEQIRLSCRIAPEGTLRVEEMLDWLGLKREDLSGSPRRNNVVWISN
- a CDS encoding HAD-IIIA family hydrolase, with the protein product MAAKARVNLNRIRMLLLDVDGVLTDGGLLIHPDGSESKWFNVYDGHRIRMWQRAGLLCGLLSGRQSEATARRAEQLQISLVLQGCGEKLPAFEQMLAEMRLEPDEVAYVGDDLMDLPILRRVGFAVAVANAPEEVRRHADYVTLRDGGKGAVAEVIEYLLRITGRWEELLKQYQV
- a CDS encoding Rne/Rng family ribonuclease is translated as MAREMLVNVAEGEECRIAVVDDGVLEELYIERANVASTVGNIYKGRIVNIEAEIQAAFVDFGQSKSGFLHISDLHPRYFPEGQDKEEEKIGRRQSVTQRPLIQKCLKKGMEIVVQVIKEGINTKGPTLSTYISLPGRYAVLMPWMNQVGVSQKIEDEAERKRLRELASTLKLPKQSGLIIRTAAQMATKRELQNDVSYLSRLWNAILKRSETEKAPALIYQESDLVIRTVRDIFDSRISKIYCDSEAITQKIKDFLGIVQPRMCSRVVYYDGKVPLFSRFRIEQEIEKIQSPYVPLKSGGSLVIEQTEALVAIDVNSSKYRKQDNAEQTALKINLEAAKEIVRQLKLRDLGGLIVCDFIDMRDGKNRREVERVFREALKSDRARSRALKMSQFGLIELTRQRIRPSLQLSTYQKCPHCQGRGLVKSYESQAIELIRLLQTAAARKEIQKIELRVQPEVADFLQNQKRSVLVRLESENEKEIAVHADWKTNGQTPTIICYDARGNEVKI
- the fusA gene encoding elongation factor G, which produces MAAVKDFRNVVLLGHGGAGKTSLAEAILHKAGVTNRLGSVDEKNTVSDFDEEEKNRGHSIYSSLLYFTHAGKTVNLIDTPGYPDFIGAALMSIPAADTAVIVISASAGIEINTRKLFAAASSAGKARIIVINKIDAENADLKELLGQIQESFGPQCRPANLPSPDKNSVIDCIRNKSGQSPVMDVAKAHTELLESIIEADDQLMESYLSGETISDEKISEVFVKALVSGTVIPVLFTNAKTEVGIPELMDMLAHFAPSPVDVKPPVLTDGEKKIEITPDPNGPFAGLVFRVGYEARSNMKYASIRIFSGKLDSSTQLFVGDARKPIRPGHPLKMLGGEIKEVEGGTCGDIITLTKIDELSHGLLVHDGKFSGKFELPAIPKPMFSLALEPISRNDENRLSSALEKLCEEDVCFKVNRDPQTKELVISGLGDLHLRIMLAKMENRYKVSVHTKPPKIPYRETITAKAEGHYRHKKQTGGAGQFGEVYLRVEPAPRDSDPPLIFSWDIYGGTIPGQFEPAILKGIQDVMESGIVAGFPMQDIKVSVYDGKHHPVDSKEVAFRTAGKGAFIDALEKAKPVLLEPIVNMEITVPAENMGDITGDMASRRGRVTGQEMLPGGMVLIRAQVPLSEVANYNSQLKSVTGGQGSYSMELSHYEPTPPNIQQQVVAQYKKEKQAE
- the ptsP gene encoding phosphoenolpyruvate--protein phosphotransferase, with amino-acid sequence MELRKGIAVSPGIAIARAMVIDSKDYRIPRRSIMASQRAGEIKRVRLAFADAIRELDQIQTAKRIEEGSIRDIFAVHMRFLRDKRFLKRVTDYIEKELVTAEYAVSAILREIASHFEKVDDVYISERAADIYDIERRLLTHLLGKVAEEVEHLREEVVIVAHDLAPTQTASFNKTFVKGFATERGGRTSHTAIIARSLGIPAVVALEDLMSCVTAQSTVIIDGNRGVVVIDPDEATLEEYRAHARRFTEFEHELDGFRDIPAVTRDGVPITLLGNVEFPDEAEVVLQKGGQGIGLYRTEFLYLYGGTEPTEDDHYHAYSEVARLMNGKPIVIRTMDLGADKVPHTNRHPQEANPVLGLRSIRYCLQNLPLFKTQLRAILRASTLGDVRVMFPLITTMQELRQAKMILRDVMEDLDEYGVPYNAQMPVGIMIETPSSALTAGLLATESDFFSIGTNDLIQYTLAVDRGNEHVSTMYSAAEPAVLYLIRSVIHDANKAGIGLSVCGEMASEPEFVMLLLGMGVRMLSMAPPLIPEVKKIVCSVTIEECNLLARKVATLDSQRQIKNLLRDAAGRILPVEY
- a CDS encoding KpsF/GutQ family sugar-phosphate isomerase, which translates into the protein MKPDLVYARRVIEAEAAGIAGLVCLVESAAFAQAVQRLYDCRGSVIVTGVGKAGQIGQKISGTLASTGTPSHFLHPTEALHGDLGRVGPEDVVLALSHSGRSDEILRLVEPLKQREIPLISIVGDGQSPLARYSDLVLCMGVQEEACPHGLAPSVSTTCMLALGDALALTVMKARNFTIEDYARFHPGGALGARLITVGQSMWFKRGETLPLALETDTVEEMLNKTASLKRRGAVMIVDGDGKLKGIITDGDLRRAMTRFGAAVFARRTADLMTSPCKRVTEETLAAEAMAIFHKYRIDELPVVDAQERPVGLIDVQDIVSLKIVQ